From the genome of Fusarium keratoplasticum isolate Fu6.1 chromosome 11, whole genome shotgun sequence, one region includes:
- a CDS encoding Acyl-transf-3 domain-containing protein, with protein MSQPAYTALPRQEIEIDHATNAIGSVSSRSSLDSLVLPPPPPSPWKVAAIKLQEILIPSFLQHDASAEERPSQSGTRQAGSSRISTDWLDGLRGVASFFVFLFHHTMYGHPGLLWAYGGPGENKRLLIQLPFIRLIVHGRAMVAIFFVISGYALSFSPLKFIHKQDHGTLLKRLSSSVFRRGMRLAIPSFTSLFLHYLAHLSNISPKRHKGATFRSDTKALLHDIDRIVNPFTLVTSNGGFHFNGHLWTIPIEFRGSMILFVTILGLARCRAWVRMVTVAAICVYFMAKEQWAMALFLAGIVVAESNLLLLSEPASSSETETTWTEDLDLEKAHGMMPWYRRASSKVRKAGLIFILILGLYILSYPNKGADATPGWMWMASFFKKNPAYGVNVWLSIGATTVVSAISFIKGCQGVLETRPIRYLGKISFALYLVHGLGNQLIGKPLIDFMWNNFTGTEPGFWKEFAWLSAIAIYIPILIWLADIFWRLVDAPSVTFAKMVEGKCFA; from the coding sequence ATGAGCCAGCCAGCATACACGGCCCTTCCACGGCAAGAGATCGAGATTGACCATGCGACCAATGCAATCGGCAGCGTTTCTTCTCGATCGAGCCTCGATTCCCTCGTgctgccgcctcctcctcccagcccTTGGAAAGTAGCCGCAATCAAGCTTCAGGAAATCTTGATACCCAGCTTCCTACAACACGATGCCTCTGCGGAAGAACGGCCAAGCCAATCTGGCACACGCCAAGCTGGAAGCAGCCGGATCAGTACCGATTGGCTAGATGGTCTTCGCGGTGTGGCCTCGTTCTTCGTCTTTCTCTTCCACCACACAATGTATGGGCACCCTGGCCTCCTGTGGGCATATGGTGGCCCTGGAGAGAACAAACGTCTGCTTATACAGCTACCCTTCATACGACTCATTGTTCACGGCCGCGCAATGGTGGCCATATTTTTCGTCATTTCCGGATATGCCCTGTCGTTCTCACCTTTGAAGTTCATACACAAGCAAGATCACGGAACACTTTTGAAGAGATTGTCATCATCAGTCTTCCGTCGCGGCATGCGACTGGCCATTCCCAGTTTTACTTCCCTCTTTCTTCATTACCTGGCCCACCTATCGAATATCTCACCAAAGAGACACAAAGGGGCAACATTTCGGTCTGACACGAAGGCCCTGTTACATGATATTGATCGGATCGTGAATCCATTCACATTGGTAACTAGCAATGGCGGATTTCACTTCAACGGACACCTTTGGACAATCCCGATCGAATTCCGCGGATCAATGATCCTATTCGTAACTATCCTGGGCCTTGCGCGGTGCAGAGCCTGGGTTCGAATGGTAACTGTGGCTGCCATATGTGTCTACTTCATGGCAAAAGAACAATGGGCCATGGCCTTGTTCCTGGCGGGGATTGTCGTGGCAGAAAGCAATCTCTTGTTGCTCTCTGAGCccgccagcagcagcgaaaCAGAAACAACCTGGACTGAAGATCTCGACCTGGAGAAGGCCCATGGTATGATGCCGTGGTATCGAAGGGCCAGCAGTAAGGTCAGGAAAGCTGGCCTgatcttcatcttgatcttggggcTGTACATTCTTTCGTACCCGAACAAGGGAGCAGATGCTACTCCaggatggatgtggatggcgAGTTTCTTCAAGAAAAACCCCGCTTACGGAGTGAATGTATGGTTATCGATCGGAGCAACCACTGTTGTCTCGGCTATCAGCTTCATCAAGGGATGCCAAGGCGTCCTGGAGACACGGCCAATCCGGTACCTGGGCAAGATATCGTTCGCCCTGTACCTGGTACATGGCCTCGGAAATCAGTTGATTGGGAAGCCTCTGATAGATTTCATGTGGAACAACTTCACTGGCACAGAGCCCGGGTTCTGGAAGGAATTTGCATGGTTGTCTGCAATCGCCATTTacatccccatcctcatctggCTTGCCGATATCTTTTGGAGGCTGGTGGATGCACCTTCAGTTACTTTTGCAAAGATGGTTGAGGGCAAATGTTTTGCTTAA